In one Inquilinus sp. Marseille-Q2685 genomic region, the following are encoded:
- the cobI gene encoding precorrin-2 C(20)-methyltransferase, with the protein MTGTLYGLGVGPGDPELITLKALRLLRAAPVLAYPAPDVGDSLARAIVAPHLQGGQTEIAIRVPMRVDPAPAQAAYDAAAVEIGAHLDVGRDVAVLCEGDPFFYGSFMYLFGRLAERHRVEVVPGVSSLTACAAATGLPLAARNDVLTVLPAPLPEEELRPRLLAAEAVAIMKLSRHFKKISQLLEETELYDSARYVERATLGHQRVLPLREVDPETVPYFSMILAHRRGAAWR; encoded by the coding sequence ATGACCGGCACCCTCTACGGGCTCGGTGTGGGCCCAGGCGATCCGGAGCTGATCACGCTGAAGGCGCTGCGCCTGCTGCGGGCGGCGCCGGTGCTGGCCTATCCGGCGCCGGATGTCGGCGACAGCCTCGCCCGCGCGATCGTGGCGCCGCATCTGCAGGGCGGGCAGACGGAGATCGCCATCCGCGTGCCGATGCGGGTCGATCCGGCCCCGGCCCAGGCGGCCTACGACGCCGCGGCGGTCGAGATCGGCGCGCATCTCGATGTCGGCCGCGACGTGGCGGTGCTGTGCGAGGGCGACCCGTTCTTCTACGGCTCCTTCATGTATCTCTTCGGCCGGCTGGCGGAGCGCCATCGGGTCGAGGTGGTGCCCGGCGTCTCGTCGCTCACCGCCTGCGCCGCCGCCACCGGCCTGCCGCTGGCCGCCCGCAACGACGTGCTGACCGTGCTGCCAGCGCCGCTGCCGGAGGAGGAGCTGCGCCCGAGGCTTCTGGCCGCCGAGGCCGTGGCCATCATGAAGCTGAGCAGACACTTCAAGAAGATATCGCAATTGCTTGAAGAAACTGAATTGTATGATAGCGCGCGCTACGTCGAACGCGCGACACTCGGCCATCAGCGCGTGCTGCCGCTACGAGAGGTCGACCCCGAGACCGTGCCCTATTTCTCGATGATCCTGGCGCATCGGCGCGGGGCGGCGTGGCGATGA
- the cobJ gene encoding precorrin-3B C(17)-methyltransferase, with protein sequence MTALVTLTAGGLATAQRLKPLLPAAAIHAPACRVTGADVAFGKLADHLRSLFATGEPIIGLCAAGALIRILAPLLSDKRNEPPVLAVAEDGSAVVPLLGGHHGANDLARQVAQILGIAPAITTAGDLRFGVALDDPPAGWRLSESGDYKSFAAALLAGEPVRLDGDLPWLAGAGLPLDPTARKAIVSSVRTLPPDPDRLVFHPARLAVGVGCERGTEAAEIEALIRDTLDGAGLALEAVAALVSVDLKADEAGLQAAARALGLPLRVFDPARLEAETPRLANPSELVFREIGCHGVAESAALAAAGEGGRLVVEKHKSRRATCAVAEAQAILDAGRIGRKRGTLALIGMGPGRADWRAPEADRLIAAATDLVGYSLYIDLLGPAAAGKVRHDYRLGEEEMRVRAALDLAAEGRDVALICSGDAGIYAMGSLLWELIERGGRPDWRRVEVTTVPGISAMQAAAARIGAPLGHDFCAISLSDLMTPWPAIERRIAAAAQGDFVVAFYNPVSQRRRFQLARARKILLAHRPEATPVVLGRNLGRDGETLTVTTLGELTVEMVDMLTLVLVGSSESRALVLGDGTPRVYTPRGYGDKPEAQRA encoded by the coding sequence ATGACGGCGCTGGTCACCCTGACCGCGGGCGGGCTCGCCACCGCGCAGCGGCTCAAGCCGCTGCTTCCAGCCGCGGCGATTCATGCGCCGGCCTGCCGCGTCACCGGGGCCGATGTCGCCTTCGGCAAGCTGGCCGACCATCTGCGGAGCCTGTTCGCGACGGGCGAGCCGATCATCGGCCTCTGCGCCGCCGGCGCCCTGATCCGCATCCTGGCGCCGCTGCTCTCCGACAAACGTAACGAGCCGCCGGTGCTGGCGGTGGCGGAGGACGGCAGCGCGGTCGTGCCGCTGCTGGGCGGCCATCACGGCGCCAACGACCTGGCCCGGCAGGTGGCGCAGATCCTCGGCATCGCCCCGGCGATCACCACCGCCGGCGACCTGCGCTTCGGCGTGGCGCTGGACGATCCGCCGGCCGGCTGGCGGCTGTCGGAGTCCGGCGATTACAAGAGTTTCGCCGCCGCTCTTCTGGCCGGCGAGCCCGTCCGCCTCGATGGCGATCTGCCCTGGTTGGCCGGGGCCGGCCTGCCGCTCGACCCGACGGCGCGCAAGGCGATCGTCTCCAGTGTTCGCACTCTCCCGCCCGATCCCGACCGGCTGGTGTTCCACCCGGCGAGGCTCGCGGTCGGCGTCGGCTGCGAGCGCGGCACCGAGGCAGCGGAGATCGAGGCGCTGATCCGCGACACCCTGGACGGGGCCGGGCTGGCCCTGGAGGCCGTGGCGGCGCTGGTCTCGGTCGACCTCAAGGCCGACGAGGCGGGGCTGCAGGCGGCGGCGCGGGCGCTCGGCCTGCCGCTGCGGGTCTTCGATCCGGCGAGGCTGGAGGCCGAGACGCCGCGCCTGGCCAACCCGTCCGAGCTGGTGTTCCGCGAGATCGGCTGCCACGGCGTGGCCGAGTCGGCGGCGCTGGCTGCGGCCGGGGAGGGCGGGCGACTGGTGGTCGAGAAGCACAAATCCCGCCGCGCCACCTGCGCCGTGGCCGAGGCTCAGGCGATCCTCGACGCCGGCCGGATCGGCCGGAAGCGCGGCACGCTGGCGCTGATCGGCATGGGCCCGGGCCGGGCCGACTGGCGGGCGCCGGAGGCCGACCGGCTGATCGCCGCTGCCACCGACCTGGTCGGCTACAGCCTCTATATCGACCTGCTGGGGCCGGCCGCCGCCGGCAAGGTGCGGCACGACTACAGGCTCGGCGAGGAGGAGATGCGGGTGCGCGCGGCGCTGGACCTGGCGGCGGAGGGGCGGGACGTCGCCCTGATCTGCTCCGGCGACGCCGGCATCTATGCCATGGGCAGCCTGCTGTGGGAGCTGATCGAGCGCGGCGGCCGGCCGGACTGGCGCCGGGTCGAGGTCACCACCGTGCCCGGAATCTCGGCCATGCAGGCGGCCGCGGCCCGCATCGGCGCGCCGCTGGGCCATGATTTCTGCGCCATCTCGCTGTCCGACCTGATGACGCCCTGGCCGGCGATCGAGCGGCGGATCGCGGCGGCAGCGCAGGGCGATTTCGTCGTCGCCTTCTACAACCCGGTGTCGCAGCGCCGCCGCTTCCAGCTGGCGCGGGCGCGCAAGATCCTGCTGGCACACCGCCCGGAGGCAACGCCGGTGGTGCTGGGCCGCAATCTCGGCCGCGACGGCGAGACCCTGACCGTCACCACGCTGGGTGAACTCACCGTCGAGATGGTCGACATGCTGACTCTGGTGCTGGTCGGCTCCTCGGAAAGCCGGGCGCTGGTGCTCGGCGACGGCACCCCGCGCGTCTACACGCCGCGCGGCTATGGCGACAAGCCGGAGGCGCAGCGGGCATGA
- the cobM gene encoding precorrin-4 C(11)-methyltransferase translates to MTVHFIGAGPGDPDLLTLRGRDLIARCPVCLYAGSLVPEAVVAHAPADARVIDTAPLHLDQIIAEIEAAHAQGQDVARVHSGDPSLYGAIAEQIRRLKALGIPYTITPGVPAFAAAAAALGTELTLPDVSQTVILTRTTMKASAMPPGEELETLGRSGATLAIHLSIRNIPAVRRALEPHYGAGCPVVVVYRATWPDQQIIRGTLADIGAKVREAKITRTALILVGRVLGDAEFTDSALYDPAHVHVLRPKRGTKVASV, encoded by the coding sequence ATGACCGTGCATTTCATCGGCGCCGGGCCCGGCGACCCGGACCTGCTGACCCTGCGGGGCCGCGACCTGATCGCCCGCTGCCCGGTCTGCCTCTATGCCGGCTCGCTGGTGCCGGAGGCGGTGGTGGCGCATGCGCCGGCGGACGCCCGGGTGATCGACACCGCGCCCTTGCACCTCGACCAGATCATCGCCGAGATCGAGGCTGCCCACGCCCAGGGCCAGGATGTCGCCCGGGTGCATTCCGGCGACCCGTCGCTGTACGGCGCGATCGCGGAGCAGATCCGCCGGCTGAAGGCGCTGGGCATCCCCTACACCATCACCCCCGGGGTGCCGGCTTTCGCGGCGGCTGCCGCCGCCCTGGGCACCGAGCTGACCCTGCCCGACGTCAGCCAGACCGTGATCCTGACCCGGACCACGATGAAGGCCTCGGCCATGCCGCCGGGCGAAGAGCTGGAGACGCTGGGCCGGTCCGGCGCGACGCTGGCGATCCACCTCTCGATCCGCAACATCCCGGCCGTCCGCCGGGCGCTGGAGCCGCATTACGGCGCCGGCTGCCCGGTGGTGGTGGTCTATCGCGCCACCTGGCCGGACCAGCAGATCATCCGCGGCACCCTGGCCGATATCGGCGCCAAGGTGCGCGAGGCGAAGATCACCCGCACCGCGCTGATCCTGGTCGGCCGCGTGCTGGGCGACGCCGAGTTCACCGACAGCGCCCTCTACGACCCGGCGCATGTCCATGTGCTGCGCCCCAAGCGCGGCACGAAAGTTGCGTCTGTGTGA
- a CDS encoding HupE/UreJ family protein, translating into MKLAKTLALTALATLLPVAAHAHPGHDVVGFPAGFEHPFSGLDHILAMVAVGIWAGQVGGRYIWQAPLAFLTLMALGGIAGIQGLGLPMVELGIAGSIIVFGALIALAVRPVAWVGMAVTGVFAVFHGYAHGAEMHPDSSALTYGIGFIAATAILHGIGIGAALGLNRLRFAPVERALGAAIAVAGVVIAAG; encoded by the coding sequence ATGAAACTCGCCAAGACCCTTGCCCTGACCGCGCTGGCGACGCTGCTGCCGGTGGCGGCCCATGCCCATCCGGGACATGACGTGGTCGGCTTCCCGGCCGGCTTTGAGCACCCGTTCTCGGGCCTCGACCACATCCTCGCCATGGTCGCGGTCGGCATCTGGGCCGGCCAGGTCGGCGGCCGCTACATCTGGCAGGCGCCGCTGGCGTTCCTGACCCTGATGGCGCTCGGCGGCATCGCCGGCATCCAGGGCCTGGGCCTGCCGATGGTCGAGCTCGGCATCGCCGGGTCGATCATCGTCTTCGGCGCCCTGATCGCCCTGGCGGTGCGGCCGGTGGCCTGGGTCGGCATGGCGGTGACCGGGGTCTTCGCCGTGTTCCACGGCTACGCCCATGGCGCCGAGATGCACCCGGATTCCTCGGCCTTGACCTACGGAATCGGCTTCATCGCGGCGACCGCGATCCTGCACGGCATCGGCATCGGCGCGGCGCTGGGCCTGAACCGGCTGCGCTTCGCACCGGTGGAGCGCGCGCTGGGCGCCGCCATCGCCGTGGCGGGCGTGGTCATCGCGGCTGGCTAA
- a CDS encoding cobalt-precorrin-6A reductase, whose product MAGRRLLILGGTTEAAALARALDGAGEWEVVTSLAGRTRAPAALPGAVRIGGFGGADGLASYLRSERIDRVVDATHPFAATMSANAAAACAEAGVPLLRIARPAWTPVPGDRWIEVADAAEAADWLAGALPAGAAVLLTLGRQEVAPFKRCPALRFVLRSIEPPVPEDLPPDCLLLSERGPFTLDGERALIARHGIRAVVAKNAGGDATAAKLAAAREAAIPVVMIRRPAPPATPAVAAVAGALDWLRA is encoded by the coding sequence ATGGCTGGTAGGCGCCTGCTGATCCTCGGCGGCACCACGGAGGCGGCGGCGCTGGCCCGAGCGCTCGACGGAGCCGGCGAGTGGGAGGTCGTCACCTCCCTGGCCGGGCGCACCCGGGCGCCGGCGGCGCTGCCCGGCGCGGTGCGGATCGGCGGCTTCGGCGGCGCCGACGGGCTGGCATCGTATCTGCGGAGCGAGCGGATCGACCGGGTGGTCGACGCCACCCACCCCTTCGCCGCGACCATGTCCGCCAATGCCGCAGCCGCCTGCGCCGAGGCGGGCGTGCCGCTGCTGCGGATCGCACGGCCGGCCTGGACGCCGGTGCCGGGCGACCGCTGGATCGAGGTGGCCGATGCCGCCGAGGCGGCCGACTGGCTGGCCGGGGCGCTGCCGGCCGGCGCCGCCGTGCTGCTGACCCTCGGCCGGCAGGAGGTGGCGCCGTTCAAGCGCTGCCCGGCCCTGCGCTTCGTGCTGCGCTCGATCGAGCCGCCCGTGCCGGAGGACCTGCCGCCGGACTGCCTGCTGCTGAGCGAGCGCGGGCCGTTCACGCTGGACGGTGAGCGCGCCCTGATCGCCCGGCACGGCATCCGCGCGGTGGTCGCCAAGAATGCCGGCGGCGACGCCACGGCGGCGAAGCTGGCGGCGGCGCGCGAGGCGGCGATCCCGGTGGTCATGATCCGGCGCCCGGCGCCCCCGGCGACGCCGGCCGTGGCCGCTGTCGCCGGGGCGCTGGACTGGCTGAGGGCTTAG
- a CDS encoding cobalt-precorrin-5B (C(1))-methyltransferase codes for MARKPEGPLRRGWTTGACATAATAAAYTALLTGRFPDPVTITLPRGETPAFALALEGRGDGWARAGIVKDAGDDPDVTHGALVIAEVRRGEAGTGVRFQAGPGVGTVTLPGLPVPPGEPAINPVPRRMMTEAVARIAAEHGDAGDVVIEISIPDGERLAQKTWNPRLGIVGGLSVLGTTGVVVPFSCSAWIHSIHRGIDVARALALSHVAGCTGSTSEAAVAARYGLPDTALLDMGDFAGGLLKYLKAHPIPRLTIGGGFGKLTKLAQGFLDLHSGRSEVDFDWLGDRLAEAGAPAGLVEQARRANTAKQVLDLASGAGIPLADLVARRAQATAQGVVEGSGVAVEILVFDRQGGLVGAADGW; via the coding sequence ATGGCCCGTAAACCTGAGGGACCGCTGCGGCGCGGCTGGACCACCGGCGCCTGCGCCACCGCCGCGACCGCCGCCGCCTACACCGCGCTGCTGACCGGCCGTTTCCCGGACCCGGTGACGATCACCCTGCCGCGCGGCGAGACGCCGGCCTTCGCCCTGGCGCTGGAGGGACGCGGCGACGGCTGGGCGCGCGCCGGCATCGTCAAGGACGCCGGCGACGACCCCGACGTGACCCATGGCGCGCTGGTGATCGCCGAGGTGCGGCGCGGCGAGGCCGGGACGGGCGTGCGCTTCCAGGCCGGCCCGGGCGTGGGCACCGTCACCCTGCCCGGCCTGCCGGTGCCGCCCGGCGAGCCGGCGATCAACCCGGTGCCGCGCCGGATGATGACCGAAGCCGTGGCCCGGATCGCGGCCGAGCACGGCGATGCCGGCGATGTGGTGATCGAGATCTCGATCCCGGACGGCGAGCGGCTGGCGCAGAAGACCTGGAACCCGCGGCTCGGCATCGTCGGCGGCCTGTCGGTGCTGGGCACCACCGGCGTGGTCGTGCCCTTCTCCTGCTCCGCCTGGATCCATTCGATCCATCGCGGCATCGATGTCGCCCGGGCGCTGGCACTGAGCCATGTCGCCGGCTGCACCGGGTCGACCTCCGAGGCCGCGGTGGCGGCGCGCTACGGCCTGCCGGACACGGCGCTGCTGGACATGGGCGATTTCGCCGGCGGGCTGCTGAAATACCTGAAGGCGCACCCGATCCCGCGCCTGACCATCGGCGGCGGCTTCGGCAAGCTGACCAAGCTGGCGCAGGGCTTCCTCGACCTGCATTCCGGCCGCAGCGAGGTGGATTTCGACTGGCTCGGCGACCGGCTGGCCGAGGCCGGCGCCCCGGCCGGGCTGGTCGAGCAGGCGCGGCGCGCCAACACGGCCAAGCAGGTGCTGGACCTGGCCTCGGGCGCCGGCATCCCGCTGGCCGATCTGGTGGCCCGGCGCGCCCAGGCGACGGCGCAGGGCGTGGTCGAGGGCAGCGGCGTCGCGGTCGAGATCCTGGTGTTCGACCGCCAGGGCGGGCTGGTGGGAGCCGCCGATGGCTGGTAG
- the cobA gene encoding uroporphyrinogen-III C-methyltransferase yields the protein MVDLPLSFPAFEPGWVWLVGAGPGDPGLLTLHALHALRSADVVVYDALVSDAIIGLAAPGAVLEFAGKRGGKPSPKQPDITARLIQLARAGKRVLRLKGGDPFVFGRGGEEGLALVEAGIPFRIVPGITAGVGGPAYAGIPVTHRDTNHAVTFLTGHDATGDVTAGVAWDAIARGSPVIVVYMAIKHIARIAAHLIEGGRSPAEPVAVISRATTPQQRVLETTLARAAEDVAAQGMEAPAVVVVGEVVRLRAALDWLGALDGRTLTPDPLGTRGKGEAAS from the coding sequence ATGGTTGATCTTCCTCTGTCCTTTCCGGCCTTCGAGCCAGGCTGGGTCTGGCTGGTCGGCGCCGGCCCCGGCGATCCCGGCCTTCTGACCCTGCACGCGCTGCATGCGCTGCGCTCGGCCGATGTCGTGGTCTATGACGCGCTGGTGTCCGACGCGATCATCGGCCTGGCGGCGCCCGGCGCGGTGCTGGAATTCGCCGGCAAGCGCGGCGGCAAGCCGTCGCCGAAGCAGCCCGACATCACCGCCCGGCTGATCCAGCTGGCCCGGGCCGGCAAGCGGGTGCTGCGCCTGAAGGGCGGCGACCCCTTCGTCTTCGGCCGGGGCGGGGAGGAGGGGCTGGCGCTGGTCGAGGCCGGCATCCCGTTCCGCATCGTCCCCGGCATCACCGCCGGCGTCGGCGGCCCGGCCTATGCCGGCATCCCGGTGACGCATCGCGACACCAACCACGCCGTCACCTTCCTGACCGGCCATGACGCCACCGGGGACGTCACCGCCGGCGTCGCCTGGGACGCGATCGCCCGCGGCTCGCCGGTGATCGTGGTCTATATGGCGATCAAGCACATCGCCCGGATCGCCGCGCATCTGATCGAGGGCGGCCGGTCGCCCGCCGAACCGGTGGCGGTGATCAGCCGGGCGACGACGCCGCAGCAGCGGGTGCTGGAGACCACGCTGGCCCGGGCGGCCGAGGATGTCGCGGCCCAGGGCATGGAAGCCCCGGCGGTGGTCGTGGTGGGCGAGGTGGTGCGGCTGCGCGCGGCGCTCGACTGGCTCGGCGCGCTCGACGGCCGGACCCTGACCCCGGACCCGCTCGGCACCCGCGGGAAGGGCGAGGCGGCCTCGTAG
- a CDS encoding cobyrinate a,c-diamide synthase codes for MRACPGLMIAAPASGSGKTVVTLGLLRHLRDRGVAVASAKSGPDYIDPAFHAAAGGRPCVNLDAWAMRPQTLDALAAQQAEGAELLVVEAAMGLFDGAPGPGSVGDGSAADLAARFGWPVILVLDAGGQGFSAAAVLAGFKAFREDVRIVGVIFNRVGSARHETILRRAADHAGLPVLGLVLRLPALALPSRHLGLVQAGEHAALEAFLAAAGEAVGAGMDVERLRQACSEAQQDILPPCGRG; via the coding sequence ATGAGGGCTTGCCCTGGCCTGATGATCGCGGCCCCGGCCTCCGGCAGCGGCAAGACGGTGGTGACGCTCGGCTTGCTGCGGCATCTGCGCGACCGTGGAGTCGCCGTGGCCTCGGCCAAGTCCGGCCCCGACTATATCGACCCCGCCTTCCACGCCGCGGCCGGCGGCCGGCCCTGCGTCAACCTCGACGCCTGGGCGATGCGGCCGCAGACGCTGGATGCCCTGGCCGCACAGCAGGCCGAGGGGGCGGAACTCCTGGTCGTCGAGGCGGCGATGGGGCTGTTCGACGGCGCGCCCGGGCCCGGCTCCGTCGGCGACGGCTCGGCCGCCGACCTCGCCGCCCGCTTCGGCTGGCCGGTGATCCTGGTGCTGGACGCCGGCGGCCAGGGCTTCTCCGCCGCCGCGGTGCTGGCCGGCTTCAAGGCCTTCCGAGAGGACGTCCGGATTGTGGGCGTGATCTTCAACCGGGTCGGCAGCGCCCGGCACGAAACGATCCTGCGCCGTGCTGCAGATCACGCCGGGCTGCCCGTGCTGGGGCTCGTCCTGCGGCTGCCGGCCCTGGCGCTGCCCTCCCGCCATCTCGGCCTGGTCCAGGCCGGCGAGCATGCGGCGCTGGAGGCGTTCCTGGCCGCGGCGGGAGAGGCGGTCGGGGCGGGGATGGATGTGGAAAGGCTGCGCCAAGCTTGTTCTGAAGCCCAGCAAGATATCCTCCCCCCCTGCGGGAGGGGGTAG
- the cobD gene encoding threonine-phosphate decarboxylase CobD codes for MSMVPHGGDLAAAEARWGRPAQGWLDLSTGINPMPYPVRAIDPAAWHRLPQHDRLHRLLEIARACYGAPAGTPIIAAPGTQILIQLLPRLRPGARVAILGPTYGEHAACWAAEGAAVATVGSLEEAAAAEVVVLVNPNNPDGRIVDSARLRALADDLAPRGGLLVVDEAFAEVTPWASVAAEAGRPGLLILRSFGKFFGLAGIRLGFALGASAEIDRLARWLGPWAVPGPAIEIGIAALSDRGWQDETRARLSAAADRLTGLLAAHGFADRGGTDLFRLVEHPQAARVWDRLGRAGILVRPFPARPPLLRFGLPGGEEGFARLAAALG; via the coding sequence ATGAGCATGGTTCCGCATGGCGGCGATCTGGCCGCGGCCGAGGCCCGCTGGGGCCGCCCCGCCCAGGGCTGGCTGGATCTCTCCACCGGCATCAATCCGATGCCCTATCCGGTCCGTGCGATCGACCCCGCTGCGTGGCACCGGCTGCCGCAGCACGACCGGCTGCACCGGCTGCTGGAGATCGCCCGGGCCTGCTACGGCGCCCCGGCCGGCACGCCGATCATCGCCGCGCCGGGCACCCAGATCCTGATCCAGCTGCTGCCCCGGCTGCGTCCCGGTGCCCGGGTGGCGATCCTCGGCCCGACCTATGGCGAGCATGCCGCCTGCTGGGCCGCGGAGGGCGCGGCGGTGGCCACCGTCGGCTCGCTGGAGGAGGCCGCGGCCGCCGAAGTCGTCGTGCTGGTCAACCCGAACAATCCGGACGGCCGGATCGTCGATTCCGCACGCCTGCGGGCCCTGGCCGATGACCTGGCGCCGCGCGGCGGCCTGCTGGTGGTCGACGAAGCCTTCGCCGAGGTGACGCCATGGGCCAGCGTCGCGGCCGAGGCCGGACGCCCCGGCCTGCTGATTCTCCGATCGTTCGGTAAATTCTTCGGCCTGGCCGGCATCCGCCTCGGCTTCGCCCTCGGCGCTTCGGCAGAGATCGACCGGCTGGCGCGATGGCTCGGCCCCTGGGCGGTGCCGGGACCGGCGATCGAGATCGGCATCGCCGCGCTGTCGGACCGGGGCTGGCAAGACGAGACCCGGGCGCGCCTGTCCGCCGCTGCCGATCGGCTCACCGGCCTGCTCGCCGCCCATGGCTTCGCCGACCGCGGCGGCACCGACCTGTTCCGGCTGGTGGAGCATCCGCAGGCGGCGAGGGTCTGGGACCGGCTCGGCCGCGCCGGCATCCTGGTCCGGCCCTTCCCGGCCCGTCCACCGCTGCTGCGCTTCGGCCTGCCGGGGGGCGAGGAGGGCTTCGCCCGCCTCGCCGCCGCCCTCGGCTAG
- a CDS encoding ABC transporter substrate-binding protein, producing MARRVPALLAAALMATVPLAAQAEEGKLKVGFMATLSGPPAALGQHMRDGFQLGVKELGGTLGGLPTEVVVEDDELKPDIAVNKVRKLLESDQVDIVVGVVFSNVMMAIAKPVTGAGKILISPNAGPSPLAGKGCSPYFFSVSYQNDQNHEVMGKYAQDKGWAKVALIAPNYQAGKDALAGFKRHYKGEVVEEIYTQVNQQDFSAELAKIAAAEPQAVFVFMPGGSGVNLVRQYRQAGLAERIPFLSAFTVDETTLPATKDAALGLFAGAQWAPNLDNAANKAFVAAFEKEYGYEPALYAANGYDAAKLIDAAIRQAGGKTDAETLKTAIREAKWTSVRGDFAWNKNNFPVQDFYLTEVVKRDDGKIVTSRVETVFPDYGDAYADQCSMD from the coding sequence ATGGCGAGACGCGTTCCGGCCCTGCTGGCGGCCGCACTGATGGCGACGGTGCCGCTCGCGGCGCAGGCCGAGGAGGGCAAGCTCAAGGTCGGCTTCATGGCCACGCTTTCCGGCCCGCCGGCGGCGCTGGGCCAGCACATGCGCGACGGCTTTCAGCTCGGGGTCAAGGAGTTGGGCGGTACGCTCGGCGGCCTGCCGACCGAGGTGGTGGTCGAGGATGACGAGCTGAAGCCCGACATCGCCGTCAACAAGGTCCGCAAGCTCTTGGAGAGCGACCAGGTCGACATCGTCGTCGGCGTCGTCTTCTCCAATGTCATGATGGCGATCGCTAAGCCGGTGACCGGCGCCGGGAAGATCCTGATCAGCCCGAACGCCGGGCCGTCGCCCCTGGCCGGCAAGGGCTGCAGCCCGTATTTCTTCTCGGTCTCCTATCAGAACGACCAGAACCACGAGGTCATGGGCAAGTACGCCCAGGACAAGGGCTGGGCCAAGGTGGCGCTGATCGCCCCGAACTACCAGGCCGGCAAGGACGCGCTGGCCGGCTTCAAGCGCCACTACAAGGGCGAGGTGGTCGAGGAGATCTACACCCAGGTCAACCAGCAGGATTTCTCGGCCGAGCTGGCGAAGATCGCGGCGGCCGAGCCGCAGGCGGTGTTCGTGTTCATGCCCGGAGGCTCCGGCGTCAACCTGGTGCGGCAGTACCGCCAGGCCGGCCTGGCCGAGCGCATCCCGTTCCTGTCTGCCTTCACCGTCGACGAGACCACGCTGCCGGCCACCAAGGACGCGGCGCTGGGCCTGTTCGCGGGCGCGCAATGGGCGCCGAACCTCGACAATGCCGCCAACAAGGCCTTCGTCGCCGCCTTCGAGAAGGAATACGGCTACGAGCCGGCGCTCTACGCCGCCAACGGCTACGACGCCGCCAAGCTGATCGACGCCGCGATCCGCCAGGCCGGCGGCAAGACCGACGCGGAGACGCTGAAGACGGCGATCCGCGAGGCGAAATGGACCAGCGTCCGCGGCGACTTCGCCTGGAACAAGAACAACTTCCCGGTCCAGGACTTCTACCTGACCGAGGTGGTGAAGCGCGACGACGGCAAGATCGTCACCAGCCGGGTCGAGACCGTGTTCCCGGACTACGGCGACGCCTACGCCGACCAGTGCTCGATGGATTGA
- a CDS encoding branched-chain amino acid ABC transporter permease, which translates to MSTTLLVVQALNGLQLGVLLFLIAAGLTLVFGVMDFINLAHGVQYMLGAYFAVAFYGLTGHFLLALLLALAAALLLGLLLEVLVFRHLYGRSHLDQVLATFGLILFFNEAVRAIWGSSPLSYPMPEALSGSIALIPGLLYPVYRLVVLAAGLGVALLLWVLIARTRIGMRVRAGASNADMVSALGVNIRRLFMIVFGVGTMLAGFAGALAGPIFAVEPNMGDNFLILAFVVIVIGGIGSIKGAFMASLLVGLVDTLGRSFATDLFRLVLAPAAANQVGPALASMLIYLLMAAILFWRPAGLFPAHGQ; encoded by the coding sequence ATGAGCACCACCCTCCTGGTCGTCCAGGCCCTGAACGGGCTGCAGCTCGGCGTGCTGCTGTTCCTGATCGCGGCCGGGCTGACGCTGGTCTTCGGGGTGATGGACTTCATCAACCTGGCGCATGGCGTGCAGTACATGCTGGGCGCCTATTTCGCCGTCGCCTTCTACGGCCTGACCGGCCACTTCCTGCTGGCCCTGCTGCTGGCACTGGCGGCGGCGCTGCTGCTCGGCCTGCTGCTCGAGGTGCTGGTGTTCCGACATCTCTACGGCCGCAGCCATCTCGACCAGGTGCTGGCGACCTTCGGGTTGATCCTGTTCTTCAACGAGGCGGTGCGGGCGATCTGGGGCTCGTCGCCGCTGAGCTACCCGATGCCGGAGGCGCTGTCGGGGTCGATCGCGCTGATACCGGGGCTGCTGTACCCAGTCTACCGGCTGGTGGTGCTGGCGGCGGGCCTCGGCGTCGCGCTGCTGCTGTGGGTCCTGATCGCGCGCACCCGGATCGGCATGCGGGTCAGGGCCGGGGCCAGCAACGCCGACATGGTCTCGGCGCTGGGCGTCAACATCCGCCGGCTGTTCATGATCGTGTTCGGCGTCGGCACCATGCTGGCGGGCTTCGCCGGTGCCCTGGCAGGGCCGATCTTCGCGGTCGAGCCGAACATGGGCGACAACTTCCTGATCCTCGCCTTCGTCGTCATCGTCATCGGCGGCATCGGCTCGATCAAGGGCGCCTTCATGGCCTCGCTGCTGGTCGGGCTGGTCGACACGCTCGGCCGGTCCTTCGCCACCGACCTGTTCCGCCTGGTGCTGGCGCCCGCCGCGGCCAACCAGGTCGGGCCGGCGCTGGCCTCGATGCTGATCTACCTCCTGATGGCCGCGATCCTGTTCTGGCGCCCGGCCGGGCTGTTCCCCGCCCATGGCCAGTGA